GGTCGCCGCCCCGCGCGGGGCGTCCGGTGTACTCCGTCAACCCGCCCATGTTAAGTGTCGCCCGCACGCTCCGTCTGTGCCTTCGCGCCCCGTGCGACGCACGGCACACCGACCGGTCCGGGCCGCTCCCGCGCGCATGCGGGTCCCGGTGGCCGAATACCGCCCGATACCCTGGAGGAGTGACGTTCCCGGTAGTCGGCATGGTCGGCGGCGGACAGCTCGCCCGCATGACCCACGAGGCGGGCATCCCCCTCGGCATCAAATTCAAGATCCTCAGTGACACCCCACAGGACTCGGCGGCCCAGGTCGTGAGCGACGTCGTCATCGGCGACTATCGCGACCTGGAGACACTGCGCGCCTTCGCGCGCGGCTGCGACGTGATCACCTTCGATCACGAGCACGTCCCCACCGAACACCTCCGGGCCCTGGAAGCGGACGGCATCCCCGTCCGCCCGGGGCCCGACGCGTTGGTGCACGCCCAGGACAAGGGGGTGATGCGCGCCCGGCTCGACGAGATCGGCGCGCCCAGCCCCCGCCACCGGATCGTGCGCGATCCGGCGGACGCGGGCGCCTTCGCGGACGAGGTCGGCGGCTTCCCGATCATCCTCAAGACGGTGCGCGGCGGGTACGACGGCAAGGGCGTGTGGTTCGTCCGCACCCCCCAGGACGCGGAGGCCCCGTTCAAGGCGGGCGTCCCGGTCCTGGCGGAGGAGAAGGTGGCGTACGTCCGCGAACTCGCGGCCAACATCGTCCGCTCCCCGCACGGCCAGGCGGTGGCCTACCCCGTCGTGGAGTCCGTCCAGGTG
Above is a window of Streptomyces subrutilus DNA encoding:
- a CDS encoding 5-(carboxyamino)imidazole ribonucleotide synthase — protein: MTFPVVGMVGGGQLARMTHEAGIPLGIKFKILSDTPQDSAAQVVSDVVIGDYRDLETLRAFARGCDVITFDHEHVPTEHLRALEADGIPVRPGPDALVHAQDKGVMRARLDEIGAPSPRHRIVRDPADAGAFADEVGGFPIILKTVRGGYDGKGVWFVRTPQDAEAPFKAGVPVLAEEKVAYVRELAANIVRSPHGQAVAYPVVESVQVDGVCDTVIAPAPGLCEELAGEAQSLALRIATELGVTGHLAVELFETTDGRILVNELAMRPHNSGHWTQDGAVTSQFANHVRAVLDLPLGDPRPRARWTVMANVLGGDYPDMYAAYLHCMAHDPQLKIHMYGKDVKPGRKVGHVNTYGDDLDDVRERARHAADYLRGTVTE